Proteins encoded in a region of the Manduca sexta isolate Smith_Timp_Sample1 chromosome 9, JHU_Msex_v1.0, whole genome shotgun sequence genome:
- the LOC115443269 gene encoding PAX-interacting protein 1 isoform X3, translated as MVTIVDDLDSLNLQEQIFRDVKYYISGDVSEKIMLLLQSGGAENTKYFSDYVTHLICGDNAADTDIDEAQDIYQIPAVTEHWVLACARLRKLAFTKPYSPNRNKIFGNIVACVSKVSSADAKILFALITFYGGRVKLNLDSRCTHLICGAASGKKYSAALSLPSKIKIVTPDWVLESLRARIQAVVEVFHPKLLVVPQPLPKPMDRISAITGFDFEEGIAKNEVPTQNMAENKDDSTQALLDELKQRMPWNHPPNPTSSAVTTSAISSMGYTTSVPTSNIMSKSIPQGIVTQNIQIQSSQANSPLMQKFNQNAVVSQPNISMQSQVNLPQQQTYQSQQQQQQQQQQQQPHGLTAIQIQQQKMLHQHQLKMQMLQQNKINNQQQQFSQPNSSVSQISQNLSGQLQQHIQNSQHHLQQSINQTPTSMSSAQQQIENISQMLSQSANNLQQAQLNQQNMAMKQTLSLSQQTASQAVQNIAQQLAQSTQNLQNLQNAKLNQSLGQPQVINQQMINTGQQLSNQTQNLIQQQTVQSLTNQQQNINMGVVNQGLVATSQGQQTQGVQLNQLVGNSGQQQVLSQQMQTVQQTIQAQGSNVPVQGAWRQQNIQMVQNVQGQHQIIRNSLVQSRNPQSQVILQQQIMQTQQQALISNQQSQLSPQHTIQQSPQQILQQSIGSQGQSIGQTHHQILVQKQQLLNSSGQQQIVQAPQQVLINQHTGQQQILVHGNQQVTLQGGQQIMSQSQIVHQSGQIVNQAGQQIITQGTQQVLSQGGQHVITQQGQQHQVVIAQSSQQIVTQSGQQIIGQAVGQAQQVLSQLPQSPQAGSQLAAGGGIQQIITHGGGQQIVSPGGQQIVQGGQNVTWQQQQYLQQRQQIGQPGAVGPRVSWTAGGGGRQLIHLDAQTHAQLQQMNPQQRAMFVAQLQKRRQLTLQRAAAMAQQQPGVVAGSPGGQSPPGAPQSVTFIRSQLAPGLAQQQQLQWLQQQGARTATIPAAAAVQPPQSPVGGAGVGSPAGGAVESQLQQLQLQRQQQYQRLQQLQAQRDTVAHHHAAVKQVSPGVSPHVVGASPLPDQQIDAALITTNAADQQQGNALLVNPKTKTALANMLSIRLQGTAPPTDHEPSAAGTLRLMTAAHAAGGVRAPARLLLGPAHHHQAGAATPAGVAGVGGAATPGAVGGVGVGAVAGVGGKVYAGTVRAPPARVQFYGHNPNLKLPPDLFLLGCVFHIVEYQQSWGAERVARWAEAITRRGGEVEAGYCARVTHVLCETQRHGVVMQALRDAKRCVTAYWLSDAMVRRGVAPPWQALHLPSMYAARDRPAKHHRAAVSGWRDDERARLTFCIEHVGAKLTPYMTRDNTVLICKRAEGNKYRRAREWGIPVVTAAWLTDLLLGNMTALSQIENAKYQQFNLGSPFRMDYSLVSHLMNAWKMPINITQESHERAKRAAAAVCGARRAKRPRRDSPPPCAPATPTPGTPHTPNAPAHLQSLHPVLSPLNLAPRVVFSAMPHHEQNKLAAIVRLLGGLVVNSATEATHLVMDKLVRTCKLVSCLVTVKHLLTPEWVLESQRLNKFADEAKHGLRDDAFNKMFRCDVSEVLLCGEQRKKLFEGITFFLTPCVKPSKSALTEMIELCGGRVEKNRRSYVSIHAMHTQRPYSYLVLTVPNDLHLVYYLLQSEKTLNVVCSTEVVLSAIMRQKLEIEEFLVKID; from the exons atggtaacAATAGTTGATGACTTAGATTCGTTGAACCTGCAAGAACAAATTTTTCGGGACGTAAAGTATTACATATCTGGCGATGTCTCCGAAAAG ATTATGCTTCTGCTCCAATCCGGAGGTGCAGAGAACACAAAGTATTTCTCTGACTACGTCACGCATTTAATCTGTGGTGACAATGCTGCAGACACTGACATTGACGAAGCCCAAGACATATACCAGATCCCGGCAGTGACCGAGCACTGGGTACTTGCTTGCGCACGACTCAGGAAGCTTGCCTTCACCAAACCTTACAGTCCTAACAGGAATAAGATATTTGGTAACATAGTGGCATGTGTGTCGAAAGTTAGTTCGGCTGatgcaaaaatattgtttgcgcTAATCACATTTTATGGTGGTAGAGTAAAGTTGAACTTGGACTCTCGATGCACTCATTTAATTTGTGGTGCGGCTAGTGGAAAGAAATACAGTGCGGCATTATCGTTAccttctaaaattaaaattgttacaccCGATTGGGTGCTTGAGAGTTTAAGGGCTAGGATTCAGGCTGTTGTGGAAGTATTTCATCCTAAATTATTAGTTGTCCCTCAGCCTCTCCCAAAGCCCATGGACCGTATTAGTGCTATAACAGGGTTTGATTTTGAAGAAGGTATTGCGAAGAACGAAGTGCCTACACAAAACATGGCTGAGAATAAGGATGATAGTACCCAGGCCTTGTTGGATGAGTTGAAGCAGCGGATGCCATGGAATCATCCACCAAACCCCACATCATCAGCAGTTACTACTTCTGCTATTAGTTCTATGGGATATACAACTTCAGTACCTACATCAAATATTATGAGCAAATCTATTCCTCAAGGAATTGTGAcccaaaatatacaaatacagaGTAGTCAAGCTAATTCACCACTGATGCAGAAGTTTAACCAAAATGCAGTAGTTTCACAGCCAAATATAAGCATGCAAAGTCAAGTGAATTTACCACAACAGCAAACTTATCAGAGTCAACAGCAACAGCAGCAACAGCAACAACAGCAGCAGCCTCATGGCCTGACAGCAATTCAGATACAGCAACAGAAGATGTTGCATCAACATCAATTGAAGATGCAAATgttgcaacaaaataaaattaataatcaacaGCAACAGTTTTCTCAACCTAACTCCTCTGTATCACAAATATCTCAGAATTTGTCAGGGCAGTTACAGCAACACATACAAAATAGTCAACATCATCTACAGCAGTCTATCAACCAGACACCAACTTCCATGAGCTCAGCTCAGCAACAGATAGAGAATATAAGTCAGATGTTGAGCCAGAGTGCAAACAACTTGCAACAAGCTCAATTGAATCAGCAAAATATGGCTATGAAGCAAACTTTAAGTCTGAGCCAGCAGACTGCCTCTCAGGCTGTGCAGAACATTGCCCAGCAACTAGCGCAGTCTACACAAAACTTGCAGAACTTACAAAATGCCAAGTTAAACCAGAGCTTAGGACAACCTCAAGTCATTAACCAGCAAATGATAAACACAGGCCAGCAGTTGTCTAATCAAACTCAAAATTTGATTCAACAGCAAACAGTTCAATCACTGACTAACcagcaacaaaatataaatatgggtGTTGTGAACCAAGGTCTTGTGGCAACATCACAGGGTCAGCAAACCCAGGGTGTACAACTCAATCAGTTAGTTGGTAATTCTGGGCAGCAGCAGGTACTAAGTCAACAGATGCAGACTGTTCAGCAAACAATACAAGCCCAGGGCTCTAATGTACCTGTCCAAGGAGCCTGGAGGCAGCAGAACATACAAATGGTGCAGAATGTCCAAGGCCAGCATCAGATAATAAGGAATTCTTTGGTGCAGTCACGAAACCCTCAGAGTCAAGTTATATTGCAACAACAGATCATGCAGACCCAACAGCAAGCTTTGATAAGCAATCAACAATCTCAGTTGAGTCCACAGCATACAATCCAACAATCACCACAACAAATATTGCAGCAGTCCATTGGTTCTCAAGGGCAAAGCATTGGCCAAACACATCACCAAATATTGGTACAGAAACAGCAATTGCTCAACAGTTCTGGGCAGCAGCAGATTGTCCAAGCACCTCAACAGGTGTTAATAAACCAGCATACAGGTCAACAACAGATATTGGTGCATGGCAACCAACAAGTGACATTGCAAGGCGGTCAACAAATAATGTCTCAAAGTCAGATTGTTCACCAAAGTGGACAAATAGTGAACCAGGCTGGTCAACAGATAATAACCCAAGGCACACAGCAGGTTCTTTCGCAGGGCGGCCAGCATGTGATCACGCAGCAAGGCCAGCAGCACCAGGTGGTAATCGCGCAGTCTTCGCAGCAAATTGTGACTCAATCTGGGCAGCAGATTATTGGACAAGCAGTTGGCCAGGCGCAGCAAGTGTTGTCGCAACTGCCGCAGTCACCACAGGCTGGCTCGCAGTTGGCGGCTGGTGGTGGAATCCAGCAGATCATTACGCACGGTGGTGGTCAACAAATCGTGTCGCCTGGCGGGCAGCAGATAGTACAGGGTGGTCAGAATGTAACTTGGCAACAGCAGCAGTATTTGCAGCAGAGACAGCAGATTGGTCAGCCCGGTGCTGTGGGACCGAGG GTATCATGGACGGCGGGCGGGGGTGGCAGACAGCTGATCCACTTGGATGCGCAGACGCATGCGCAGCTGCAACAGATGAACCCGCAACAGCGTGCCATGTTCGTCGCACAGTTGCAGAAACGACGCCAACTGACGTTGCAGCGGGCCGCCGCTATGGCGCAACAACAG CCCGGCGTAGTGGCCGGCTCCCCGGGCGGACAGTCGCCGCCGGGAGCGCCGCAGAGCGTCACCTTCATCCGCAGCCAGCTCGCGCCGGGACTCGCGCAGCAGCAACAG TTACAATGGTTACAACAGCAAGGTGCCAGGACGGCGACCATcccggccgccgccgccgtgcaGCCGCCACAATCGCCCG TAGGTGGTGCTGGAGTGGGCAGCCCGGCTGGCGGCGCGGTGGAGTCGCAACTACAGCAGTTGCAGTTGCAGCGCCAGCAGCAGTACCAGCGCTTGCAGCAGTTGCAGGCGCAGAGGGACACTGTCGCGCATCACCACGCCGCTGTTAAACAG GTGTCTCCGGGCGTGTCGCCGCACGTGGTGGGCGCGTCGCCGCTGCCCGACCAGCAGATAGACGCGGCGCTCATCACCACCAACGCCGCCGACCAACAGCAAG GTAACGCGTTGTTGGTGAACCCTAAGACGAAGACCGCACTGGCCAATATGCTGAGCATCAGACTCCAAGGCACCGCGCCGCCCACTGACCACGAGCCCTCCGCCGCAGGCACGCTCAG GCTGATGACGGCAGCGCACGCGGCGGGCGGCGTGCGGGCGCCGGCCAGGCTGCTGCTGGGGCCCGCGCATCACCATCAG GCAGGAGCAGCTACGCCGGCGGGTGTGGCGGGTGTGGGCGGCGCGGCCACGCCGGGCGCGGTGGGCGGCGTGGGCGTGGGCGCGGTGGCGGGCGTGGGCGGCAAGGTGTACGCGGGCACCGTGCGCGCGCCTCCCGCCCGCGTGCAGTTCTACGGACACAACCCGAATCTCAAGCTGCCGCCGGATCTGTTCCTGCTAGGATGTGTTTTCCATATT GTGGAGTACCAGCAGTCGTGGGGGGCGGAGCGCGTGGCCCGGTGGGCGGAGGCCAtcacgcggcgcggcggcgaggtGGAGGCGGGCTACTGCGCACGCGTCACGCACGTGCTCTGCGAGACGCAGCGGCACGGCGTCGTTATGCAG gCCCTACGAGATGCGAAGCGCTGCGTGACCGCGTACTGGCTGTCGGACGCGAtggtgcggcgcggcgtggcgccGCCGTGGCAGGCGCTGCACCTGCCCAGCATGTACGCGGCGCGCGACCGCCCCGCCAAGCACCACCGCGCCGCCGTCTCGGGCTGGCGCGACGACGAGCGCGCCCGCCTCACCTTCTGCATAGAGCACGTCGGCGCCAAG ttgaCGCCGTACATGACGCGCGACAACACTGTGTTGATCTGTAAGCGAGCGGAGGGCAACAAGTACCGGCGTGCGCGGGAGTGGGGCATCCCCGTCGTCACCGCCGCCTGGCTCACCGACCTGCTGCTCGGCAACATGACCGCACTCTCGCAG atTGAAAACGCTAAGTACCAACAGTTTAATTTGGGCAGTCCGTTCCGAATGGACTACAGTTTGGTGTCGCATCTTATGA ACGCCTGGAAGATGCCCATCAACATAACGCAGGAGTCTCACGAGCGCGCCAAGCGAGCCGCGGCGGCGGTCTGCGGCGCGCGCCGAGCCAAGCGGCCGCGCCGGGACTCGCCGCCGCCCTGCGCCCCCGCCACGCCCACCCCCGGCACGCCGCACACGCCCAATGCGCCGGCGCACCTGCAGTCGCTGCACCCGGTGTTGTCGCCGCTCAACCTCGCGCCGCGCGTCGTGTTCTCCGCCATGCCGCACCACGAGCAGAACAAACTCGCCGCCATAGTCAG ACTATTGGGTGGTCTCGTAGTAAACTCTGCGACGGAGGCGACTCACCTCGTGATGGACAAGTTGGTGCGCACGTGCAAGCTGGTGAGCTGCCTGGTCACCGTGAAGCATCTACTGACGCCCGAGTGGGTGCTGGAGAGCCAGCGCCTCAACAAGTTCGCCGACGAGGCCAAGCACGGCCTGCGCGACGACGCGTTCAACAAAATGTTTCGCTGTGACGTGTCCGAGGTACTCTTGTGTGGTGAACAAAGAAAGAAACTCTTTGAAGGCATCACATTTTTCTTGACTCCGTGCGTGAAGCCGTCGAAATCCGCTCTCACCGAGATGATCGAGCTGTGCGGCGGCAGAGTGGAGAAGAACCGTCGTTCATACGTGTCGATCCACGCGATGCACACGCAGAGACCGTACAGTTATCTAGTGCTGACGGTGCCGAATGATCTGCATTTAGTGTATTATTTGTTGCAATCGGAAAAGACGTTGAACGTCGTTTGCAGTACTGAAGTGGTGCTATCGGCTATTATGAGACAGAAACTTGAGATCGAGGAGTTCCTCGTCAAGATAGACTAA